The Thunnus thynnus chromosome 13, fThuThy2.1, whole genome shotgun sequence genome segment AATGACAGTATggttgatataaaaataacagatatTTGCGTCAACTAATCTAAAGCAAAGGATAATTATGTAAGATGTGACTATTTGAGCTGTGAGTAAGTGAATGCTTCCACTTTACAACCCCTCCCACATTGCATTTTGAGTTTTGAAAGGAACAATACAGTAACATTATGACTGTCACCAGCAGTTTCTCATGCCATTTTACTTGTTGGTACCACGAGGTAAACATTCAGTATTCGCCATGTTGAAAGTCCTCCATGTCCTCATATGCTTGTCTGCCAGCTACAGGTGACTCACCTGTGTCAACCATTCAGTGGCTCTATAATATTGTACCTGTATGTATAAGCTCGCTTCCTCTGAAGTAGAAGTGCTGAATCTAAGCTTATCGTGCCAAACAATGTGCAAACAAGACTCCATAATGTGGCTAATAAACAGCACGCTCTTGATGGATGGTGTGTTTACTCCTGCTGTTTATTCCTGCTGTTAAAACGTTGTATTTGTAAGAGGGAAAAAGGTACGTCATCATTAATGTATGCTGACTCACTCACCAAAGAGGCAAATGTCAGACTTTTAGTAGCCTTTAAAAAGAGCTTCATACTCTCAGATAGCTTTATGACAACTTCAGGGATCAGTTAAAGATAGAAGAGGGAACGTGGAGGATCCTCAGGGTGTTTTGAAGGATAAATGCTCTCATCATCCCATATACTGGATGCAATAAAAGATAATGGACTTGTTATTAAGTTCTTTTTATTATCTACTTTTAAAtataaccttttctttttttttgctttaatgtTTCAGTCAGCATCCGCACATATTgctgaaaatatgaatacatttccaAAAAGGATAATGATTAAATTTAGGCATTTCtgactagttttttttttagttttgaggcaaataatttaaaggaatatatctcaaaaatacatttaagtgtatattacatgtacagtatataaacagggAAATCTATTCTGGTTACActgctgtttcttttctgtttgagtTAAATGTCCCCGTTACGTGAATCATTGTAGTTTCCTAAAGGCTGCAATAAAATCTGATGCACCAATTTTCAGGTCATGAAACCTTTGTTGCTTCAAGTAAAACCTTATCACACATTTTGAGGAGGAGGTCAGAGGTGATTCCTGTTAACATCCTTATTATACACTTAACCAAAAATGTGGTTAAATATCAATACTTAATTAGAAACTGATTCCAAGAATGTGCCAAATGTGTAATTAGAGATGATCAGCATTAtcaatatcagccaatataaGCTTTAAAATAACATTGATATTGGTccaatttatctttttttatagaATTCAATTctattttttgtgcatttttacaCATAGTTTAGATAAGATGCACctgctataaaaaaaacatgttgcatttaataaattaaattaaatacaactagaattaatcaattttaatataaatcattttcaaaatgtgcttcatctcaatttaaaaaaagtcaataaaagaGTAGCCAACCCTCTTGATTTTACTGATATTGTTTTCAGACTGATcaggtcatgtaaacagcatctGCTGGGTGCACAGTATGAACAGCCTGTGTCAGTGTTAGTGGTCATCAGTGTACATGTGGTGACGGTGACTGGGAGCACTGGGAAGCATGGCCCACAGCAGCCTCTAGTGAATCTCAGGGGTTACATCAGCTCGGTCCTGCAGCAGGACTGCTCTCCTGCCACTTGGCTTCTTTATAGATAAGACTATATGAGTCATACAGCTACTGAATGAAGCACCGCTCATTGGCTCCTCCTGGATTTATTTCCCTGTGCGCAAAAACGACACAAAATGCACCACATAAGGCAACGTTTAGGGTtgtgaaatttttaaaaatgactgaaccAGTAAGACTGGTGAATGTATTTGGCGAATATAGCGTATTGCAGCCTATATAATCCAGCCTATAGACAGTCGTGACCTGGAGACATACATATTGATGGTCATTTGCTAAACATATGGCCAACAACATTTTGCACAGGACACTTTGTTtgttctttaatgtttttttttatgttgtcaaGCCACTGAACTTAAAATGTATCAACTAACTAGCTAAATCATCAATCAGTTCAAATTGAGtcatctttattttatggtACAGATTGTGTACTCGTTGCAATGAATGCAGCTCACAAGTTGACAGTCAGTCTAGGTTAAATGAAAAGGCTGAAACAGTAACGTTGACGACGTGATAATACAACAACcgcacaattaaaaaaaactcacctTGTTTGTGGCCAAATTAAAATGGAGTAAAGCCAGAGTAGcagcacacaaaaaagaaaaacacacagagaaatatccAACAGGTTTATCCGACCCCTTGAATAGGTTGATGCTGAAGTTAACACGGACAGTTTCCTCTCAGCGCAGGAgcactgttgccatggcaatcaGGCGTCACGAAATATACGTTAAATCACGACGCTCGGTCTCTCTTCTAACTGCCAAGTGACGAGCACTCAAGTTGGAAACAAACATCGTGTTTTAGGGTCATTCAAACGCATCTTAACAGTTTGCTTAAGTTTGACTTTTATTGACGGAGCAAACACCGATGTGTCAGACTGAGGTACCGGCGTGCCACCGCACTGTTGCGCGGTGAAACATCACATCAGACGGGAGTGAGTCATCCTCTCTCCCCGCCGTGCTCCACACCGTAAATCTAATCATCCATCAGCCGCTCTCACCGCCCACTACTCCTCCGGTTAAACACCGCGTTCACTTTTATCTGCCTGCACACACTCCACAGAGTGTAACAAAAGCAGAGAATAGagtcaaaacagtaaaattgtcGTGTTTTAATGTTCACggttagttttttttctcttttcattcacGTTTTGCGGGATGGAGGAAAGGCTTCCTCGTGACGTCGAATGGAATACCGTCACCACGTGACACTGACGTCGTTCATATTTTGGTAAGACACCAGGAAGTGCGGAAGAAAGAGACGACGGACCGAAACACCGAAGAGTTGAAGTTTTTACTGACAAGTTCAGCTTGATTTAACGACTTTTTTCGCGATCTACCCGTGTAATCTTGAGTTCGCGAAGAGCCGCTTCAAAATGCCAGCCATGGAGAGTATCCTTTTGAAAAAAGTGGTGAGAGAGGGACGTAAGATTGTGTCAACAACGGCTGAGACCGAGCGTAACCAGATAGTTATAGGACGAGACTGATGAGATTTATGTGTTACAGACATCAGAGACATCGCTAAGTGGGTCAGATTCAGACCAAAGACACAAATGCTACGTTATTGATCAACCCGAACATTTTTTAGTTAATTCCAGGCGTCGTTTCGAGGCTGAACTGGACTGAAGGCCTTGAAAGCTTCACTGCTAATGGCTAGAAATATTCAAAAGCTTGTAGTCAGGGTGTTAGTTAATACTCGAAACGACAGAGTAAACAACTGTGTGTAGTGGCATAGGGCGACATCTTTAACTTTAACCTGTATCAGAAGGTAATCTTGTTACATCACCATGAAGTTGTCACAGGAATGGTTTACTAACATAGCAAAACTATAGTAAAATATCAGTTACATAACCTGTATTTGTCACTGCATAGCTAGTGACAGTCAAATGAcagtcaaattaatttaaatagcAGAGCAATGCCAAATATTTTAAACCTGTTAAGGTAAGAAAGTGAATTGAGTGAATTGTTCTTCGTTCttcagattgaaaaaaaaaaaagctgtctcACTAGTCAGTGGCCCAACGTGATAGCAGAAACACTGAACTTTATAGTGACACTGACAAACAGATTGTATCTAATTTGGATTGATCACATCATGTCCGATACCTCATCCTCTTAATTTAGTCAGCATTGGTGCTGACACCTGTATTATTACCAAACCTTGAGGGCCTGTGTCTATCACAATCTAGTCTTTTTAGGGTTATCTACAGTGATCAAAAGGCCAAAGTGCCTGCATtgcctgttgtttttgtttggactttttttgtCCTTAACCTCACACCACAGAACATCTTTTCAATTTAAAGTTTGCTGCCAAAGAACTCCAAAGAAATTCCAAGAAATGTGACAAAGAGGAGAAATTAGAGAAGGCCAAAGTCAAGAAAGTAAGTTGTCATTCATTTTACTGAACAATGGCTGACTTGGTGTTTCTGGCTGTGGAAGATTTTATTGAacctttgtgtatttgtgtcgtCTCCAGGCCATCCAGAAGGGGAATATGGAAGTGGCGAGGATCCACGCAGAGAACGCCATCAGACAGAAGAACCAGTCAGTGAACTTCCTGAGGATGAGCGCTCGGGTAGATGCAGTGGCAGCGAGGGTCCAAACTGCAGTTACGATGAACCAGGTACTTTGAATACTGGGTCACTACATACCGCTGTAGGCCTACAAAATCACTTACAGGCTGAAGATTGGCTTTTCAGACTTAAGAAAGcttgtttgttgtcattttatgttCAGAACAAAACATTCTAACTTCCATTTTAGTAACCGTGTGCTATTTCACAGGTCACAAAATCTATGGCTGGAGTGGTGAAAGGCATGGATGCCACTCTGAAGTCCATGAATCTGGAAAAGGTAGAGTTCCTTCTACCTGTGATATGCTCATAATATTTCTATTACTatacatttatttctctttcagcagaaacaatGTAATTGTACTAACAGTTGGCAAGAAATTCCTTAGTAATAAAACTATTTCCCAATCCCTTCTTCCAGATTTCATCTCTCATGGACAAATTTGAACACCAGTTTGAAACTCTGGATGTCCAGACTGCCCAAATGGAGGACACCATGAGCAGCACAACAACACTCACAACACCACAGGTACGTTTCACTGCtctgattgttgttgttgtctgacAGTGTCCTATAAAGACAAACACGTTCATTGTAAATCTGATGTGTGTT includes the following:
- the LOC137195392 gene encoding charged multivesicular body protein 1b translates to MPAMEKHLFNLKFAAKELQRNSKKCDKEEKLEKAKVKKAIQKGNMEVARIHAENAIRQKNQSVNFLRMSARVDAVAARVQTAVTMNQVTKSMAGVVKGMDATLKSMNLEKISSLMDKFEHQFETLDVQTAQMEDTMSSTTTLTTPQNQVESLLHEMADEAGLDLNMELPQGQTGSVGTSVASAEQDELSQRLAKLRDQM